The following DNA comes from Candidatus Dadabacteria bacterium.
CATTCTTTCAACAGCAACAACTCCCTCCTCTGAAGCCTTGTGCGCAAGCATGGGACCTCCGATTACGTCCCCGATCGCGTAGATATTGGCGCAGGTAGTCATGTAGTTTTCATCTGTCTTTATAAATCCTCTTTCATCAAGTTCTACTCCCACATCTTCAAGGCCCATGCTGTCGCCCGTGCCATAGAAGGCAAAAGAGGTCGGCGCCGCATTCGCTATGGCTTTTCTTCCAACTGACACAAGCACCATGTCGGCCTTAAGAGTGCTCTGTTCACCTGAAACCGTGCTCTCCACTGTCATGGTTGCGGAACCCGAGGTTTTCTTAAGGGATTTGTACACAGTTTCGTTTAGGATAGTCATTCCCTGCTTCGTGAATATCTTCTTCGCCTCTTTCGCTACTTCTTCGTCAGCTCCCGGCAGGACCTGTTTTTCCATTTCCACTATGGTCACCTTGCTGCCAAAAGAGTTGTAGACATAGGCAAATTCCATTCCTATGTATCCTCCGCCTATTATCACGACAGAGCGGGGAACCTCTGGGTGCATTATCGCTTCGTCGCTTGTCATCACAACTTTTCCGTCAACCTTAAGCCCGGGAAGTGTCCTGGGGACAGAACCCGTGGCGAGAAGTATCCGTTCACTTTCTATATCCTGTGATTCTTTTCCGATAACGGAAATTCCATGTTTTGAGGTGAGTCTTCCCGTGCCGTTTATAAGGGTGATCTTGTTTTTCTTGAAAAGTCCCTCCACACCTTTGTTAAGAGAGGTTGAGGCTTTCCTGCTGCTTTTTATTACTTCCGAGTAGTCAAAGGATAATCCCTTGTGAGTGATTCCGT
Coding sequences within:
- the lpdA gene encoding dihydrolipoyl dehydrogenase, producing MEKFDLTVIGSGPGGYISAIRAAQMGMKVAVIERDKPGGVCLNWGCIPSKAILKCAEMYSHFLDSKRYGITHKGLSFDYSEVIKSSRKASTSLNKGVEGLFKKNKITLINGTGRLTSKHGISVIGKESQDIESERILLATGSVPRTLPGLKVDGKVVMTSDEAIMHPEVPRSVVIIGGGYIGMEFAYVYNSFGSKVTIVEMEKQVLPGADEEVAKEAKKIFTKQGMTILNETVYKSLKKTSGSATMTVESTVSGEQSTLKADMVLVSVGRKAIANAAPTSFAFYGTGDSMGLEDVGVELDERGFIKTDENYMTTCANIYAIGDVIGGPMLAHKASEEGVVAVERMNGLNSKVHYDSIPGCVYCQPEVAMIGLTEKQARDQGYDVDIGKFPFRAVGKAVAVGETDGFVKMIFDSRTKELLGSHIIGHGATEMIAEIGVAKTLETTPYEIATTQHAHPTLSEAVMEAALDALGRVRNF